The Escherichia fergusonii ATCC 35469 genome contains a region encoding:
- a CDS encoding IS4-like element ISVsa5 family transposase, with amino-acid sequence MCELDILHDSLYQFCPELHLKRLNSLTLACHALLDCKTLTLTELGRNLPTKARTKHNIKRIDRLLGNRHLHKERLAVYRWHASFICSGNTMPIVLVDWSDIREQKRLMVLRASVALHGRSVTLYEKAFPLSEQCSKKAHDQFLADLASILPSNTTPLIVSDAGFKVPWYKSVEKLGWYWLSRVRGKVQYADLGAENWKPISNLHDMSSSHSKTLGYKRLTKSNPISCQILLYKSRSKGRKNQRSTRTHCHHPSPKIYSASAKEPWILATNLPVEIRTPKQLVNIYSKRMQIEETFRDLKSPAYGLGLRHSRTSSSERFDIMLLIALMLQLTCWLAGVHAQKQGWDKHFQANTVRNRNVLSTVRLGMEVLRHSGYTITREDSLVAATLLTQNLFTHGYVLGKL; translated from the coding sequence ATGTGCGAACTCGATATTTTACACGACTCTCTTTACCAATTCTGCCCCGAATTACACTTAAAACGACTCAACAGCTTAACGTTGGCTTGCCACGCCTTACTTGACTGTAAAACTCTCACTCTTACCGAACTTGGCCGTAACCTGCCAACCAAAGCGAGAACAAAACATAACATCAAACGAATCGACCGATTGTTAGGTAATCGTCACCTCCACAAAGAGCGACTCGCTGTATACCGTTGGCATGCTAGCTTTATCTGTTCGGGCAATACGATGCCCATTGTACTTGTTGACTGGTCTGATATCCGTGAGCAAAAACGGCTTATGGTATTGCGAGCTTCAGTCGCACTACACGGTCGTTCTGTTACTCTTTATGAGAAAGCGTTCCCGCTTTCAGAGCAATGTTCAAAGAAAGCTCATGACCAATTTCTAGCCGACCTTGCGAGCATTCTACCGAGTAACACCACACCGCTCATTGTCAGTGATGCTGGCTTTAAAGTGCCATGGTATAAATCCGTTGAGAAGCTGGGTTGGTACTGGTTAAGTCGAGTAAGAGGAAAAGTACAATATGCAGACCTAGGAGCGGAAAACTGGAAACCTATCAGCAACTTACATGATATGTCATCTAGTCACTCAAAGACTTTAGGCTATAAGAGGCTGACTAAAAGCAATCCAATCTCATGCCAAATTCTATTGTATAAATCTCGCTCTAAAGGCCGAAAAAATCAGCGCTCGACACGGACTCATTGTCACCACCCGTCACCTAAAATCTACTCAGCGTCGGCAAAGGAGCCATGGATTCTAGCAACTAACTTACCTGTTGAAATTCGAACACCCAAACAACTTGTTAATATCTATTCGAAGCGAATGCAGATTGAAGAAACCTTCCGAGACTTGAAAAGTCCTGCCTACGGACTAGGCCTACGCCATAGCCGAACGAGCAGCTCAGAGCGTTTTGATATCATGCTGCTAATCGCCCTGATGCTTCAACTAACATGTTGGCTTGCGGGCGTTCATGCTCAGAAACAAGGTTGGGACAAGCACTTCCAGGCTAACACAGTCAGAAATCGAAACGTACTCTCAACAGTTCGCTTAGGCATGGAAGTTTTGCGGCATTCTGGCTACACAATAACAAGGGAAGACTCACTCGTGGCTGCAACCCTGCTTACTCAAAATCTATTCACACATGGTTACGTTTTGGGGAAATTATGA
- the gltS gene encoding sodium/glutamate symporter — MILDASYTLLVACIALLIGMFVVKFTPFLQKNHIPEAVVGGFIVAIVLLIIDKTSGYSFTFDASLQSLLMLTFFSSIGLSSDFSRLIKGGKPLVLLTIAVTILIAIQNTVGMSMAVMMNESPFIGLIAGSITLTGGHGNAGAWGPILADKYGVTGAVELAMACATLGLVLGGLVGGPVARHLLKKVSIPKTTEQERDTIVEAFEQPSVKRKINANNVIETISMLIICIVVGGYISALFKDTFLQLPTFVWCLFVGIIIRNTLTHVFKHEVFEPTVDVLGSVALSLFLAMALMSLKFGQLASMAGPVLIIIAVQTVVMVLFACFVTFKMMGKDYDAVVISAGHCGFGMGATPTAIANMQTVTKAFGPSHKAFLVVPMVGAFIVDISNSILIKIFIEIGTYFT; from the coding sequence TCGTTGGTGGCTTTATTGTTGCAATTGTTCTGTTAATTATTGATAAAACATCAGGTTATTCGTTTACTTTTGATGCTTCATTGCAAAGTTTATTAATGCTCACATTCTTTTCCTCTATCGGGCTAAGTTCTGACTTTTCTCGACTGATTAAAGGAGGAAAGCCGTTAGTTCTATTAACTATTGCAGTAACGATCCTAATCGCCATTCAAAATACTGTCGGCATGAGTATGGCTGTCATGATGAATGAAAGTCCATTTATTGGCTTAATTGCAGGTTCAATTACTCTAACAGGTGGTCATGGTAATGCCGGAGCATGGGGCCCTATTCTCGCTGATAAATATGGTGTAACAGGCGCCGTTGAATTAGCGATGGCTTGTGCAACACTTGGATTAGTGTTGGGTGGTTTAGTTGGCGGCCCTGTTGCCCGTCATCTTTTGAAAAAGGTCTCTATTCCTAAAACAACCGAGCAAGAGCGCGACACTATCGTTGAAGCTTTTGAGCAACCAAGCGTCAAAAGAAAAATCAATGCAAATAACGTTATTGAAACCATTTCAATGCTGATTATCTGTATTGTTGTTGGTGGCTATATCAGTGCATTGTTTAAAGATACTTTTCTGCAACTGCCTACTTTTGTCTGGTGTTTATTTGTCGGTATTATTATCCGTAATACACTGACTCATGTATTTAAACACGAAGTGTTTGAGCCGACCGTCGATGTATTAGGTAGCGTTGCTTTATCGCTTTTCTTGGCAATGGCGTTAATGTCATTAAAATTTGGTCAATTGGCAAGCATGGCAGGGCCAGTATTAATTATCATTGCTGTACAAACTGTTGTCATGGTGCTATTTGCCTGCTTTGTCACCTTCAAAATGATGGGCAAAGATTATGATGCTGTCGTGATCAGCGCGGGTCACTGTGGCTTTGGTATGGGAGCAACACCAACAGCAATTGCGAATATGCAAACAGTCACAAAAGCATTTGGACCATCACATAAAGCTTTCCTTGTCGTTCCTATGGTCGGTGCCTTTATTGTTGATATTTCAAACAGTATCTTAATTAAAATATTTATTGAAATTGGTACATACTTTACCTAA